Part of the Kitasatospora cineracea genome is shown below.
TGGTCGACCCCGAGGGCACCGTCCGCCAGCAGGCCGGACCGGGAGAAGAAGCCCTGGTCGACGTGCTCGACCTGGACGCCGTCACCCGCGTCCGCCGCCACGGCTCGGCCGGCATCAACCGCCCCTGGGCCCAACTGGCCCGCTACGGCGCCGCCATCGAACTGCCCATGTACCGGGACGGCGTCATCCAGCCCCCGCCTGGCAGCAGCAGGACTGACCCGTGCCCCGCCCCGCGGGCCGCCCCGCGCCCCGGGGCTTCGTTCATGCGAAGCGGTCCTGGTCCGACTTCTGTGGTGCGGATGCCTCCTGCGACTGTTGACCCCGCCGGAGCGCCTCCCGGGACCGTCTGGAAACGGCCGGCGGGGGCGGCGTTCGGGGTGGTGGTTCCGGGCTGTGCGCGAAGTACTGCCCCGGCTGGAAGAGTTGCTCTTCCTGGCGGCTTCGGAAACCAGGGCGGTGCCGGTGCAGGACGACGGCGACGTGAGCCGGGCCGGTGCCAGAGCCCGGACGGCCGGGGCCGCTGCCCGAGCTGCCCGGGCAGTGCGGGCAGTGCGGGCTCGTCGGGGCAGGTGCACGGATCCCGAAAGCGGCCCGTGCCGACGACCTGACCGGCCCTCACGCCTCCGTCGACGGTCTCGAACGAGATCTCGCCACCGTCACCGCCGGCCCAACTCCGCCGCGGGGCCCCAGCGCCGCGGCGGCCGATCGCCGATCCACACCGCCCCGCAACGGCCAACGCCGTCTGGTGGGGCGAGGTCGAAGTCCATGCGGGCATGATCCCCTCCAGGCCCGTCAACGAGCCACGAAGGCCACCAGTCCCGAAACGTCACAGAGCGTGACCGCTCTGCGGAGGTCGGACCAGACCCGCGACCCGTGGTCAAAACCCTCCGCCCGTTCACTTCGGTCGATCACGAGGCCGGTCGGCAGCGAACTCCGTGCAGGCCGCCGGCCGCGGCCCGACGAAGGCCCGACCCCCTCGGAGTCTCGACGGCACCAGCCCAGCCTGCGCGACGCCGTCCCGGGTCACCCGGCCTGATCCCGGCTCTCCGTGCGAGGGGCGGCGAGTCGAAGCGGCCGGGGGTGCAGGGCGGTCGGGTGGGGGCCGTGGCTGGGGTCGAGTTCGTGGAGGATCTGCTGGGTCTCGTCCATGATCGAGCCGTGCAGGGACCAGACGGCGGGGCCGTGATCGGTCTGGCAGAGCGTCTCGGCGGCTGCGGCGTGGTGGTCTCGGCCCCTTTCCAGAACGGCCGTCAGGTCGTCGGTGTGCCCGGGCTCGCGGACGTGGTCGCGCTGGATGCGGGCGAGGAGGTCGAGCGCGTCGCCGACCGCCTCCAGGACGCCGCCGAGGGGCCGCAGCCGTTCGCGCGCGTCGGCCTCGTGCGGGAACTGTCGCTCGCCGCGGGCCAGGTCGTCGAGGCCGCGGAGCACCGAACCGAGCTGGTCGCAGACGTGGCCGAGGCAGGTGAGGCCCTCGTCCAGCGGGGCGAGGGCGGCCGCCGGGTCGGTTCGCTGCCGCAGCCGCCGGGGGTTGAGGCGGATGCCCTCCTCGGCCTGGGCGGCCGTCTCCCGGGCCCGGTCGAGTTCGCGGGCGGCGGCCTCCACCCGGCGCAGCCAGCTGTCGGAGTCCCGTTCGTCCCAGCCCTCGCGCAGTCCGCGGGCGGTGTCGTGGGCGATGTCGGCGAGGCGGTGGGCGACCCGCGCGGTCCGGTGCGCGGCGTGGCTGACGTAGGTGGGGGGTGCGGCGACCAGGTTGACCAGGACGCCGCAGGCGACGCCGAGCAGGGTGTCCCAGATCCGCACGGGGGCGTACGGGGCGCCGGTGCTGAGCACCAGCAGAACGGTGACCGGTACCTCGGTGGACTGCTCGCCCAGGCGCAGCAGCTTCCCCAGGCC
Proteins encoded:
- a CDS encoding FUSC family protein, producing MRAVRSHRESVVQTARVAVACALAWEAAVLLLGEDEQPVLAPLAALLTVQLTVLRTLAQGLRQIGGVVLGALAALGLLRLAGANFASIGLAVGVCLGLGKLLRLGEQSTEVPVTVLLVLSTGAPYAPVRIWDTLLGVACGVLVNLVAAPPTYVSHAAHRTARVAHRLADIAHDTARGLREGWDERDSDSWLRRVEAAARELDRARETAAQAEEGIRLNPRRLRQRTDPAAALAPLDEGLTCLGHVCDQLGSVLRGLDDLARGERQFPHEADARERLRPLGGVLEAVGDALDLLARIQRDHVREPGHTDDLTAVLERGRDHHAAAAETLCQTDHGPAVWSLHGSIMDETQQILHELDPSHGPHPTALHPRPLRLAAPRTESRDQAG